Genomic DNA from Terriglobia bacterium:
TGGCCAGGTCGCGGCGCCGGGAGATGGTGCTCTCCCCCGAGGGAAAGCTCATGGTCCTCCTGAACGCCGCCGCTCCCGGCCTCCTCGACCGGATCCTGGGCCGGGTACTCACGCGCCGCTGAGGTCCCCCCGCAGCGAGAGCAGGTGGAACGCGACGACCACCAGCGCGTGGGTGATCGATCCGTCGCGGATCAGGCCCGGGACGTCGAGAAGCGGGACCGTGGACACCTCGAGCGACTCGTCCTCGTCGGGTTGCTGCGGCCCGGCCGGACGGGCCCCGAGCGCCAGGAACGTGTGGCATCGGTTCGTCTGGACCGCGGGGTTCGGGTGAACCCAGCCCAGCGGGACGAGATCCCGCGCCTCGAATCCGGTCTCCTCGCGAAGCTCGCGGCGCGCCGCGGCCTCGGGAGTCTCCCCCCGGTCGCACATCCCGCCCGGGATCTCCAGCGTGAATCCCTCGATCCCGAACCGGTACTGCCGGACCATCACGACGCGCCGCTCCTCGGTGAGCGGGATCACGTTGATCCAGTCCGGCGCATCGACGACCCAGAAATCCCGCGCCGGGCCCTCGGGCGGCTCGAACCGGACGCGGTCGAGGTCGAATACCGCGCACCGCGTGAGCCGCTCCGACCCGAGCCGGCGCCAGGGTTTCACCGCCGGGGCTACTCCGCCTTTTCCTTCTTCCCGGCCTTGGCGATGCGCGCAGCGTCGGACGCGAGGCGGCGGCGCTTCCGCTGAACCCGGCGGACCCTCTTCTTGAGCGCCCTCAAGTCGGGTCCGGTCATCGAGCCGCCTTTGTCCGCGACCTTCTTCTTGAGGGCGGCGGTCCGGGTCTTGAGCTGTTCCACGTTCTTGAGGGGCATCTCAGCGTCTCCCCGCTCCCCCGGGACCGCGCCCGGGCGGATCGCTTTCGAGCGACGCATGCTACCACAACCCCTTCCCGCGCTCCGTCCGGCCGGGCCGGCACAGACGCTATAATCGCGTCATGCCCCCTTACGAGCGCCACGTGTTCGTCTGCGAGAACGAGCGCCCCGCCGCCGACCCGAAGGGATGCTGTGCGGCGAAGGGAGGAAGGGAGATCCGGGCCCTGATGAAACAGGCGGTGGCGAAGGCCGGCTTGAGGGACCGGGTCCGCGTCAACGCCGCGGGCTGCCTCGGCCAGTGCGCTCACGGGGTGACCGTCGTGGTCTACCCCGAGGCGGTCTGGTACGGGCACGTCCTTGTTGACGACGTGGACCGGATCGTCGAGGAGCACCTCGCCGGCGGCCGGCCGGTCGAGGATCTGCGGCTTCCCCACATGCGGTAAGCGGCATGAAGGCCGGCGGCGGAAGGCGTCCCTCGGTCGTCGGGCACCGCGGCGCCTCGGCGCGGGCTCCCGAGAACACCGCGGCGAGCCTCAGGGCCGGGATCGCCGCCGGCGCCGACGCGATCGAGATCGACGTCCGCCTGTCCGCCGACGGTCGCGTCGTGGTTCTCCACGACGCGACGCTCGACCGCACCACCGATGGGCAGGGCCCGCTCGTCGGGTGGTCCTGGGAGGATCTCACGCGCCTCGATGCCGGCGCCTGGTACTCCCCCGCCTTCGCCGGAGAGTCGCTGCTCGACCTCGACGCCGCCCTCGCCGTCGTGCGGGGTCGCGCTCACGCAATCGTCGAGATCAAGGCGCTGCGAGAGCGCTCCGCCAGCCCCCCCGAGGAGGCCGAGCTGAGGCTCCTCGACGGCGTCCTCGCCGCGCTGTACCGGAGCGGCTGCCTCGACGCCGCCACCGTGTCCTCGATGCGGTGGCCTCTCCTTTCGGCCGCGGCGGAGCGGGCCCCGGACCTCGCTCTCGCGGTGACCGTCTCCCTCCGGCATCGCGGCGATCCCTTCGCCGCCGCCCTCCGCGCCGGCGCCCGCGCCCTCCACCCCGACCGGCGGCTGTGCTCCCCGGAGTTCGCGGCGCGGGCGCATTCCGCAGGGCTCGAGGTGATCGCGTACGTCGTCAATCGAGCCCGGGAGCTCGACCCGCTGATCGCGGCCGGGGCGGACGGGATCTTCTCGGACGATCCGGAGACGATGTGCCGGCTGATCGACCGGCGCGAGGCGGCTTCGTCCCGGAGCGAGGATGGATAGGCGCCGGGTCTCCCTTCGCGCGGCTCGGAGCGCGCTGCTCCGCTGGTACCGCGCGAACCGGCGGGATCTACCGTGGCGGCGGACCCGCGACCCGTACGCGATCTGGGTCTCGGAAGCCATGCTCCAGCAGACGCAGGTCTCGACCGTGGTTCCGTACTACGGGAGGTTCCTCGCGGCGTTCCCGGGCGTCGCGGAGCTCGCGGACGCGCCGGAGGAAGCGATCCTCGCCGCGTGGAGCGGGCTCGGTTACTACCGGCGAGCGCTGGCGCTCAAGGCGGGCGCTCAGGCGGTGGTCGCCCGCCACGGCGGGCGCGTGCCGTCCGACCCCGCCGACCTCCTGGCGCTTCCCGGGATCGGGCCGTACACCGCGGGGGCGATCGCGAGCATCGCGTTCGGTCGACCCGAGCCGGCGCTCGACGGCAACGTCCGGCGGGTTCTCTCGCGCCTCCTCGCGCGCCGCGGGAGGGGCGCGACCGACGAGCGCGAGCTGCTCCGCACGGCACGAGAGCTCGTCCGGGGACGCGATCCCGGCGACCTGAACCAATCCCTGATGGAGCTGGGCGCGCTGGTGTGCACGCCCCGCGCCCCCGGCTGCGGCGCCTGTCCCGTGAATCGGAGCTGCCGCGGCCGCGCCTCGGGCCATCCGGAGCGGTATCCCGCCCCGCGGCGCGTGCCTCGAGCCGTGCCGGTTCGAGTGGCGGTCGCTCTGGTCCGGCGTCGCGGCAAGATCCTCCTCGCGCGGAGGGACGGCGTGACCCCGTTCCGCGGGGAGTGGGACCTTCCCGCCGCCGAGGTCCAGGACGGCGCGGATCCCGCCGGGCTGCTTCGCACGCTCCTCGGGCGGCTCGGGATCGCCGCGCGGATCGGGGACGAGATGGCGAGAGCGCGCCACACGATCCTGAACCGGGCGCTCCGCATCGAGGTGTTCGCCGGCCGCGTCCATGGCGGTGCCGCTCCCGTCGCCGGCGAATCCCGTTGGGTGCGGCCGGAGGATCTCGGAGCGGTGGCGATCTCCGGGGCCACGCGCAAGATCCTCGAGGCCGCCGCCCCGGCGCCTGACTCTCAGAACCGCTCCCACGGGGGGACCCAGCCGCGGTCCCGCCCGTCCCGCCGCAGTGCGGCCGGCTCGGGGTCGAGCGGCCGGTCGAAGCGGTAGGACCTCCCCTCCATCATCGGCAGGGCTCCGAAGGCGAGGTCGAGTCCCGCCCAGTACGCCAGGAACGCGGTCACCACGACGCCGACCGGTCCGCGCTCGCCGAGCGCCGTCAGGACGACGAGCCCCGCGGCGGTCATCGCCGCGGGCGGATAGAGCAGGAAGCGCAGGAAGCGCGCGTGCGTCCGCCCCGGGACCGTCGACGCCGCGTCCCTCCCGAACCGGCCGATGGTGAACCCGAGGCAGAGGCCCGCGAGCAGCACGACGTACTCCAGCCAACGGAGCCTCTCGTCCACGAGACCTCCCAGGCTCCTCCACGGGGCCGCGACGGCGTAGAGCACGAGGATCCAGAGGAGAAGCCAGAGCGCTCCGGCGAGCCTGCGCTTGAAGTGTCGGGGGAACGTCGCGGTGGTCTTCACGGCGGACCTCGCGGGAGGCGCTCCGGGAACGCCTCCAAGATCGAGCCCATTCGAGGCCGAATCCAGTCCGAGGGTTGCGACGCCGGAACCGGGGGCGTCCGATAGACTGTCGGCTCGGCCGGTCCGTCCCGGCTGAGGGAGGCGTCCGTGGCGGAGGCTCGGAAGCTGTGGATCGAAGGTCCCGCGGGACGCCTCGAGTGCGCGCTCCGGGTAGCCTGCCCCGCGCGCGCCGCCGCCGTGCTCGCCCACCCGCACCCTCTCCACGGCGGAACGCTCCACAACCCGGTGATCTTCCACGCGGACCGCGAGCTCGCCCGGGCGGGGTGGACCACGCTGCGATTCAATTTCCGCGGGGTCGGCACGAGCGAGGGCACCCACGACGACGGGCGAGGCGAGGTCGACGACCTGGCGGCCGCGGCATCCTGGCTGCGCGGCGTCGCGATCGCTCTCCCGCTGGCGGTCGTCGGCTACTCCTTCGGCTCGTGGTGCGCGATCCGGCATGCCGCATCGGACCGAGGGGTGGCCGCCGTGGTGGCCATAGGGCTTCCGGTGCGCGCCTACGGGATCCGGGAGATCCCGCGGACCGGCCGCCCTCTCGCCGTGGTGCAGGGTAGCGACGACGAGTTCGGCGGACCGGAGGAGGTCCGCGCGCTGCTCGGGCGAGCCGACCCGCCCGGCGAGCTGACCGTCGTTCCGGGCGCGTCGCACCTCTTTCCCGGCCGCGCGGCCGAAGTGGCCGCGGCGGTCCTCGAGGCCGCGGAGCGCGGCCTGGCCCGCGGGCGCTGAATCGCGCTATCCCAGCAGGATCAGGTCCCTCTGCATCGGGCCGGCCACGTCGACCTTACCGGCGGGGGTGACGAACACGTCGATCTCGCTCCTCACCGCCATCTTCCCGGCGAGGTAGATCCCGGGCTCGATGGAGAAGCAGGTCCCCGGCACGAGCAGCCGCTCGTCGCGCGTCTCGAGGTTGTCGATGTTCACCCCGTTGCCGTGCACCGAGACGCCGATGCTGTGCCCCGTCCGGTGGAGGAACTCCTTGCCGTAGCCGGCGGCATTCACCACGTGCCGGCAGGCGTCGTCCACCTCCCATCCGTGGACCGGCGTCCCCGCGGCGAACCGGCCGCGGACGAACTCGAGGGCGGCATCGCGGGCGTCGCGCACCACGCGGAAGATCTCGACGTACTTCGCCGGCGGCTCCTTCCCGGCGAAGCCGCACCAGGTGATGTCGTAGTAGATGCCCACCGGCTCCTTGCGCCGCGCCCACACGTCCACGAGGATCGTGTCGCCCGGCTTCAGCGTGTGGGCGTTCGCGCGCGTCGGCTCGAAGTGGGGGTCGGCGGGGTGGTCGTTGAACCCGATGATCGGGCTGTCGCCGTCACAGGTGAGCCCCTCCTCCTCGAAGCGGGTCACGACGTGCTCCTTGACGTTGAACTCGGTCAGCTGCCTGCCCCGGCGGAGGGCGTCGGCCATCAGCTCGAACGCCTCGTCCTTGATCCTCTGGACCTTCACCCCCGCCTCGACGTGGCTCTTGTACCCCGCCTCGTCGATCACCGCCTCGAACTCCTGGACGAGGTCGGCGGAGGACGCGATCTCGTGGCCGAACGAGCGGATGAGCTCCACCGTCCCCGCGTCCACCACCGCGACGTAAGGGATGGCGTTGAGCGGCGAGTACTGCATCGCGATCCGCTTCGGCGCGCCGAGAGCGGCCTTGAGCTTCTCGTGCAACTCGGTCCACGCCAGGAAGAACTCCTGCCTCCCGGGAAGCGGATCGAGCTTCCGCGGCTCGACCCTGTGGGAGAGCTTCGCCGGCTCCCCCTCGGCGGGGACGAAGTAGTACCAGCGGCGCGACGTGATCCCCGAGGTATCGAGTCCGAGGATCTTGTAGGCCATCAGGTCGCGGTGGTGGAAGTCGCAGAAGAGCCAGCCGTCGAGGCGGGCGCGGCGCAACGCTTGCTGGATCGGGGCGAGGTCCATCCGGGTCTCCTTCCGAAAAGAAGAAACCCTACACTCCGCCGCGAGCGGGTGTCAAACTTCTTGGGGGCCGCGCGGCCCGGCGCGCCTCCTGAATCGTTCGTTTCTCTCCACGACGTCCATGAGGGTGGTGCGGTCCAGGATCTCGGCCGCGGCGTTCCTCACGTCCATCAGGATCTCGTAGAAGCCGGCGTGGCGCGGGCTGCGGTGCATCAGCTCGCGCAGCTCCGCCGCGCTCCCCATCGGGGCCAAGGGGCCGTCGAGGAGCCGGATGACCTCGGCGAGGGCGATCTCCTCGGGCGGCCTCGCGAGCGCGTACCCCCCCTCGATCCCCCGCCGGCTCCGGACCATCCCCGCGGCCTTCATCTGGAGGAGGATCCCCTCGAGGAACTTCCAGGGAATCGCCTCGAGGCGGGCGATCTCGCGAATCTGCACGACTCCCTCGCCGTGCCGCTCCGCGAGGTGGCACAGCGCGCGGACGCCGTATTCGCCTTTCTTCGAGACCTTCACTTCCGTGCTCGCTTTCCCGAGTTACCCCATCGGCGAGACAGGATATACGCCAACTCCTCGGGACACGGCAAGCCCGCGCGGCCGTCCGGACGTCAAGCGGCGGCGCCGACCTCGGCGAAGAACGCTTCCACCGCGTCGAGGAAAGCGCCCGAGGACTGGAGGGAGCTGATGCGCGTCCTCAGGTCGCGTCCGCGGGCGAGGCCGTGGGTGTACCAGCCGGTGAACGTGCGGAGCTTGTGGAGCGCGAGCTTCGGCTCCTCCTGCGCGGTGACGAGACGGAAGTGCCGGAGGATGAGGTCCTTACGGTCCTCGACGGTCGGCTCCGCCGGAGCGCGCCCAGCCAGGAGATCCGCGGTCTGCAGGAAGATCCAGGGGTTCTTCATGGAGGCCCGGCCGATCATCACACCGTCGCACCCGGTCTCGCGGAGCATCCGCGCCGCGTCGGCCGCCGTTGCCACGTCGCCGTTGCCGATCACCGGGATCGCGAGCGCCTCCTTGAGGCGCGCGATCCGGCTCCAGTCGGAGGTCCCGCTGAACATCTGCTTCGCGGTCCTCGGATGGAGGGCCACCGCCTGCGCCCCCTCCGCCTCGCAGATGCGCCCCAGCTCGAGGAAGTTGAGCCGGTCCTCCCTCAGCCCCGCCCGGAACTTCACCGTGAGCGGGATGAGGATCGCGCGGCGGACCTCCGCGACGATCCGCCTCGCGAGATCGAGATCGCCCATGAGGCTGCACCCCGCGCACCCCTTCAGGACCTTGTTCGCCGGGCACCCCATGTTCACGTCGCACGCGTCGGCGCCGATGGCCTCGACGAACCGCGCCGCCTCGGCCATCCGGTGGGGATCGGAGCCGTAGATCTGGATCGCGATCGGTCGCTCCTCCTCCGCGAACCTCATCAGGGCACGCGTGCGATCGTTCCCCCGCGTCAGCCCCTCCGAGGAGATGAACTCCATCGTGACCAGGCCGACGCCGCCGATCCGCCGCAGGACGAGGCGGAACTGCCGGTCCGTGATCCCCGCCATCGGCGCGAGGACCAGGGGCGGATCGATCCCGAGTGACCCGAGACGCACCATGGAGAGGATTGTATCAGCCGGAGGCCGCTCGGGCGCTCAGCGCCCCTGGTACCGCGGGGGGCGCCTCTCCGCGAAGGCCCGGAGCGCTTCGATCCGGTCCTCCGTCGCGATCACCGCCTGGTAGCACTCCCACTCGTGGGCCAGCGCCTCCGCCATCGGGAGGTCGAAGCCGCCGTCGATCGCCTTCTTCGCCTGGCGCACGGCCACGGGCCCGTTCGCCGCGATGGCCTCCGCGAGGCGCCGGGCCTCGG
This window encodes:
- a CDS encoding NUDIX hydrolase, which codes for MKPWRRLGSERLTRCAVFDLDRVRFEPPEGPARDFWVVDAPDWINVIPLTEERRVVMVRQYRFGIEGFTLEIPGGMCDRGETPEAAARRELREETGFEARDLVPLGWVHPNPAVQTNRCHTFLALGARPAGPQQPDEDESLEVSTVPLLDVPGLIRDGSITHALVVVAFHLLSLRGDLSGA
- a CDS encoding (2Fe-2S) ferredoxin domain-containing protein, giving the protein MPPYERHVFVCENERPAADPKGCCAAKGGREIRALMKQAVAKAGLRDRVRVNAAGCLGQCAHGVTVVVYPEAVWYGHVLVDDVDRIVEEHLAGGRPVEDLRLPHMR
- the ugpQ gene encoding glycerophosphodiester phosphodiesterase (hydrolyzes diesters during transport at the inner face of the cytoplasmic membrane to glycerol-3-phosphate and alcohol; induced when cells are starved for inorganic phosphate), with amino-acid sequence MKAGGGRRPSVVGHRGASARAPENTAASLRAGIAAGADAIEIDVRLSADGRVVVLHDATLDRTTDGQGPLVGWSWEDLTRLDAGAWYSPAFAGESLLDLDAALAVVRGRAHAIVEIKALRERSASPPEEAELRLLDGVLAALYRSGCLDAATVSSMRWPLLSAAAERAPDLALAVTVSLRHRGDPFAAALRAGARALHPDRRLCSPEFAARAHSAGLEVIAYVVNRARELDPLIAAGADGIFSDDPETMCRLIDRREAASSRSEDG
- a CDS encoding A/G-specific adenine glycosylase; the encoded protein is MDRRRVSLRAARSALLRWYRANRRDLPWRRTRDPYAIWVSEAMLQQTQVSTVVPYYGRFLAAFPGVAELADAPEEAILAAWSGLGYYRRALALKAGAQAVVARHGGRVPSDPADLLALPGIGPYTAGAIASIAFGRPEPALDGNVRRVLSRLLARRGRGATDERELLRTARELVRGRDPGDLNQSLMELGALVCTPRAPGCGACPVNRSCRGRASGHPERYPAPRRVPRAVPVRVAVALVRRRGKILLARRDGVTPFRGEWDLPAAEVQDGADPAGLLRTLLGRLGIAARIGDEMARARHTILNRALRIEVFAGRVHGGAAPVAGESRWVRPEDLGAVAISGATRKILEAAAPAPDSQNRSHGGTQPRSRPSRRSAAGSGSSGRSKR
- a CDS encoding alpha/beta hydrolase yields the protein MAEARKLWIEGPAGRLECALRVACPARAAAVLAHPHPLHGGTLHNPVIFHADRELARAGWTTLRFNFRGVGTSEGTHDDGRGEVDDLAAAASWLRGVAIALPLAVVGYSFGSWCAIRHAASDRGVAAVVAIGLPVRAYGIREIPRTGRPLAVVQGSDDEFGGPEEVRALLGRADPPGELTVVPGASHLFPGRAAEVAAAVLEAAERGLARGR
- a CDS encoding M24 family metallopeptidase; the protein is MDLAPIQQALRRARLDGWLFCDFHHRDLMAYKILGLDTSGITSRRWYYFVPAEGEPAKLSHRVEPRKLDPLPGRQEFFLAWTELHEKLKAALGAPKRIAMQYSPLNAIPYVAVVDAGTVELIRSFGHEIASSADLVQEFEAVIDEAGYKSHVEAGVKVQRIKDEAFELMADALRRGRQLTEFNVKEHVVTRFEEEGLTCDGDSPIIGFNDHPADPHFEPTRANAHTLKPGDTILVDVWARRKEPVGIYYDITWCGFAGKEPPAKYVEIFRVVRDARDAALEFVRGRFAAGTPVHGWEVDDACRHVVNAAGYGKEFLHRTGHSIGVSVHGNGVNIDNLETRDERLLVPGTCFSIEPGIYLAGKMAVRSEIDVFVTPAGKVDVAGPMQRDLILLG
- a CDS encoding Rrf2 family transcriptional regulator, producing the protein MKVSKKGEYGVRALCHLAERHGEGVVQIREIARLEAIPWKFLEGILLQMKAAGMVRSRRGIEGGYALARPPEEIALAEVIRLLDGPLAPMGSAAELRELMHRSPRHAGFYEILMDVRNAAAEILDRTTLMDVVERNERFRRRAGPRGPQEV
- the dusB gene encoding tRNA dihydrouridine synthase DusB, which gives rise to MVRLGSLGIDPPLVLAPMAGITDRQFRLVLRRIGGVGLVTMEFISSEGLTRGNDRTRALMRFAEEERPIAIQIYGSDPHRMAEAARFVEAIGADACDVNMGCPANKVLKGCAGCSLMGDLDLARRIVAEVRRAILIPLTVKFRAGLREDRLNFLELGRICEAEGAQAVALHPRTAKQMFSGTSDWSRIARLKEALAIPVIGNGDVATAADAARMLRETGCDGVMIGRASMKNPWIFLQTADLLAGRAPAEPTVEDRKDLILRHFRLVTAQEEPKLALHKLRTFTGWYTHGLARGRDLRTRISSLQSSGAFLDAVEAFFAEVGAAA